The following are from one region of the Longimicrobium sp. genome:
- a CDS encoding PAS domain-containing protein: MSQETESEGSGGPRWPHASEEAERAAAFERGRQRRLGGAEGARREAIREKVRAGNPALAALAENVRDYAIFLLNPDGVIVYWGEGAHLMKWWTREEAEGAHLRFLYPEGGAEDGTAEEHIRESAESGEYVGEGQRVRRDGSTFWANVTLTALRDPGGELFGYCKVTRDMTARRALETSLAAANSAQSARDAALKLADEAEAARVRAEEAAEFEREHSRGSREYITRVLEPELADERARRARAEGGE, from the coding sequence ATGAGCCAAGAAACCGAGAGCGAAGGGAGTGGTGGGCCGCGGTGGCCGCACGCCAGCGAGGAAGCGGAGCGCGCGGCGGCGTTCGAGCGCGGGCGGCAGCGGCGGCTGGGCGGCGCGGAAGGGGCGAGGCGCGAGGCGATCCGCGAGAAGGTGCGCGCGGGGAACCCCGCCCTCGCCGCGCTCGCCGAGAACGTGCGCGACTACGCGATCTTCCTCCTGAACCCAGACGGCGTCATCGTCTACTGGGGCGAGGGCGCCCACCTGATGAAGTGGTGGACCCGCGAGGAGGCGGAGGGCGCGCACCTCCGTTTCCTTTACCCCGAGGGCGGCGCGGAAGACGGCACGGCCGAGGAGCACATCCGCGAGTCCGCCGAGAGCGGCGAGTACGTGGGCGAGGGGCAGCGGGTGCGGCGCGACGGCTCCACCTTCTGGGCCAACGTCACGCTGACCGCGCTCCGGGATCCCGGCGGGGAGCTGTTCGGCTACTGCAAGGTTACGCGCGACATGACCGCGCGCCGCGCGCTGGAGACCTCCCTCGCCGCCGCCAACTCCGCGCAGAGTGCCCGTGACGCGGCGCTGAAGCTTGCCGACGAGGCGGAAGCCGCGCGCGTGCGTGCCGAGGAGGCGGCGGAGTTCGAGCGCGAGCACTCCCGGGGCTCGCGCGAGTACATCACGCGCGTGCTGGAGCCGGAGCTCGCCGACGAGCGCGCCCGCCGCGCCCGGGCGGAGGGCGGGGAGTAG
- a CDS encoding ATP-binding protein: MSFDSVLHHQMHSAHDRIEALRARLVTSAGPGDVAQAALEELMTAMEELRVAEEELRQQNESLAAAQLLLEDENRRYVELFEYAPVPYVVTDEVGVIREANLAACELLGVNGRELRGKPLVLFIDREEVRDFRTRMSLAASMRARIDEWEVTLAPRGGEPIPAECSVQGVPARAGEPAGMRWMIRDISARRAEEARAALLGETERGRAFLEAVVRQMPEGVLIGEAPDGRIVLHNPEVERLFRHPILPEGGAGYVHPDGRPLAAGEYPLARVVRDGESIAGEELHYRRGDGTRAVMRVNGAPVADAEGKTVAGVVTFTDVTEERRRRQADRLLARTSELLASSLESAATLQRIADMVAGSLADYCIVHVEEGGELRAPGVAHADPRRREIVRGLLRRFPVDPAGEHPAVVCLRTGEARLIPAVDDGMVSAISSGPEHTEMLRDLGLASGMVVPMQARGRTLGAISFGRTANSPPYEEADLEVAQELARRAALAVDNARLYEEAQRASRAREEVLAVVSHDLRNPLNAIVLGTALLDDFSAGEAWSDRDRQQLRAIRNASQQMAGLIQDLVEVVALESGGAALCPASVTPADLVDGAVEMFREMAVQRGLTLGTSVVPGLPTLWADHSRVLRVLSNLLGNALKFTPAGGLITVAAAPAEGAVRFTVADTGTGIAPEHLPHLFDRYWQVRRGEKEGLGLGLAIAKGIVEAHGGRIWAESVPGEGATFHFTLPA; the protein is encoded by the coding sequence ATGAGCTTCGATTCCGTCCTCCACCACCAGATGCACAGCGCGCACGACCGCATCGAGGCCCTGCGCGCGCGCCTCGTCACGTCCGCGGGGCCGGGGGACGTGGCGCAGGCCGCGCTGGAAGAGCTGATGACGGCGATGGAGGAGCTGCGCGTGGCGGAAGAGGAGCTTCGCCAGCAGAACGAGAGCCTCGCCGCCGCGCAGCTCCTCCTGGAGGACGAGAATCGCCGCTACGTCGAGCTCTTCGAGTACGCGCCCGTCCCCTACGTGGTGACCGACGAGGTGGGCGTCATCCGCGAAGCGAACCTCGCCGCCTGCGAGCTCCTTGGCGTCAACGGGCGTGAGCTGCGCGGCAAGCCGCTGGTGCTCTTCATCGACCGAGAAGAGGTGCGCGACTTCCGCACGCGAATGTCGCTCGCCGCCTCCATGCGCGCGCGCATCGACGAGTGGGAAGTCACCCTTGCGCCGCGCGGCGGTGAGCCGATCCCCGCGGAGTGCTCGGTGCAGGGAGTCCCCGCGCGCGCCGGCGAGCCCGCGGGGATGCGCTGGATGATCCGCGACATCAGCGCCCGCCGCGCCGAAGAAGCTCGCGCGGCGCTCCTGGGCGAAACGGAGCGCGGGCGCGCCTTCCTGGAAGCGGTGGTGCGGCAGATGCCCGAGGGGGTGCTGATCGGCGAAGCGCCGGACGGCCGCATCGTCCTGCACAACCCCGAGGTGGAGCGCCTCTTCCGCCACCCCATCCTCCCTGAGGGCGGCGCGGGCTACGTGCACCCGGACGGGCGCCCCCTCGCCGCGGGCGAGTACCCCCTGGCCCGCGTCGTCCGCGACGGCGAGAGCATCGCCGGCGAGGAGCTGCACTACCGCCGCGGCGACGGCACGCGCGCGGTGATGCGGGTGAACGGCGCCCCCGTCGCGGACGCGGAGGGGAAGACGGTAGCCGGCGTGGTCACCTTCACCGACGTGACGGAGGAGCGCCGCCGCCGGCAGGCCGACCGCCTGCTGGCGCGCACCAGCGAGCTCCTGGCCTCGTCGCTGGAGTCCGCCGCGACGCTGCAGCGCATCGCGGACATGGTGGCGGGGAGCCTGGCCGACTACTGCATCGTGCACGTGGAGGAGGGCGGGGAGCTGCGCGCCCCCGGCGTCGCCCACGCGGACCCGCGCCGGCGCGAAATCGTGCGCGGGCTCCTGCGCCGCTTCCCGGTGGACCCCGCGGGCGAGCACCCCGCCGTCGTCTGCCTGCGCACGGGCGAGGCGCGCCTCATCCCCGCGGTGGACGACGGCATGGTCAGCGCGATCTCCAGCGGCCCCGAGCACACGGAGATGCTGCGCGACCTGGGGCTCGCCTCCGGGATGGTGGTGCCGATGCAGGCACGCGGGCGCACGCTGGGCGCCATCTCCTTCGGCCGCACGGCGAACTCACCGCCCTACGAGGAGGCGGACCTGGAGGTGGCGCAGGAGCTGGCCCGCCGCGCCGCCCTGGCAGTGGACAACGCGCGGCTCTACGAGGAAGCGCAGCGGGCCTCCCGCGCCCGCGAGGAGGTGCTGGCGGTGGTGTCGCACGACCTGCGCAATCCGCTCAACGCCATCGTCCTGGGCACGGCGCTGCTGGACGACTTCTCGGCCGGCGAGGCGTGGAGCGACCGCGACCGCCAGCAGCTGCGCGCCATCCGCAACGCGTCGCAGCAGATGGCGGGGCTCATCCAGGACCTGGTGGAGGTGGTGGCGCTGGAATCGGGGGGCGCGGCCCTCTGCCCCGCGTCCGTGACGCCGGCAGACCTGGTGGACGGGGCGGTGGAGATGTTCCGCGAGATGGCGGTGCAGCGCGGGCTGACGCTGGGCACCTCGGTGGTGCCCGGCCTCCCCACGCTGTGGGCGGACCACTCGCGCGTCCTGCGCGTGCTCTCCAACCTGCTGGGGAACGCCCTGAAGTTCACCCCCGCGGGCGGCCTCATCACCGTCGCCGCCGCCCCCGCCGAGGGCGCCGTCCGCTTCACGGTGGCCGACACCGGCACCGGCATCGCCCCCGAGCACCTCCCGCATCTCTTCGACCGCTACTGGCAGGTCCGCCGCGGCGAGAAGGAGGGTCTCGGCCTGGGCCTCGCCATCGCCAAGGGGATCGTGGAGGCCCACGGCGGCCGCATCTGGGCGGAGAGCGTCCCGGGCGAGGGCGCAACCTTTCACTTCACGCTCCCGGCGTGA
- the ftsZ gene encoding cell division protein FtsZ → MKFEYIDQEPGARMLVVGVGGGGGNAVNRMIQEQLEGVEFITVNTDAQALARCRSDVRIQIGRKLTRGLGAGARPEVGRGALEENADDVRKALEGADLVFVTAGMGGGTGTGAGPGIAEIAREMGALTVAVVTKPFLFEGKRRMKHAEEGLEALARAADTLVVVPNERLLSIVGKGTSFADALKKADEVLLHATQGISDLIRVTGEVNVDFADVRTVMSNRGTALMGTGFGRGENRAVDAAQEAISSPLLDNISVRGAAGVLINITGGPDLSLDDVSTVSSTIQEAAGDQAEIIFGTVHDPRMGDEVRVTVIATGFEKLAKEPPVVTHQGLGGLGPLGRKHTAPPADAAPDMTKPTFLRRNFGA, encoded by the coding sequence ATGAAGTTCGAGTACATCGACCAGGAGCCCGGCGCCCGCATGCTGGTGGTGGGCGTGGGCGGCGGCGGCGGGAACGCCGTCAACCGCATGATCCAGGAGCAGCTGGAAGGGGTGGAGTTCATCACGGTGAACACCGACGCCCAGGCGCTGGCCAGGTGCCGATCCGACGTGCGCATCCAGATCGGGCGGAAGCTGACGCGCGGGCTGGGCGCCGGCGCGCGCCCCGAGGTGGGCCGTGGCGCGCTGGAGGAGAACGCCGACGACGTGCGCAAGGCGCTCGAGGGCGCGGACCTGGTGTTCGTGACCGCGGGGATGGGTGGCGGCACCGGCACCGGCGCCGGCCCCGGCATCGCCGAGATCGCGCGCGAGATGGGGGCGCTCACGGTGGCCGTCGTCACCAAGCCCTTCCTGTTCGAGGGGAAGCGGCGGATGAAGCACGCCGAGGAGGGGCTCGAAGCCCTGGCGCGCGCCGCAGACACGCTGGTCGTGGTCCCCAACGAGCGGCTCCTCTCCATCGTGGGGAAGGGGACTTCGTTCGCGGACGCGCTCAAGAAGGCGGACGAGGTGCTGCTGCACGCCACGCAGGGGATCTCGGACCTGATCCGCGTGACGGGCGAGGTGAACGTGGACTTCGCCGACGTGCGCACGGTGATGAGCAACCGCGGCACGGCGCTGATGGGCACCGGCTTCGGGCGCGGCGAGAACCGCGCGGTCGACGCGGCGCAGGAGGCGATCTCGTCGCCGCTGCTGGACAACATCTCCGTACGGGGCGCGGCCGGCGTGCTCATCAACATCACCGGCGGGCCGGACCTGTCGCTGGACGACGTGAGCACCGTCTCCTCCACCATCCAGGAGGCCGCCGGCGACCAGGCGGAGATCATCTTCGGCACCGTGCACGACCCGCGCATGGGCGACGAGGTGCGCGTGACCGTGATCGCGACGGGCTTCGAGAAGCTGGCCAAGGAGCCGCCCGTCGTTACCCACCAGGGGCTGGGGGGGCTGGGGCCGCTCGGCCGCAAGCACACCGCGCCGCCGGCCGACGCCGCGCCGGACATGACCAAGCCGACCTTCCTGCGGCGCAACTTCGGGGCGTGA
- the ligD gene encoding DNA ligase D, with the protein MAKPRRTSAPAGDLAEYQAKRDFGKTPEPRGARARKKKAAGLGFVVQKHAASHLHFDLRLELGGVMKSWAVPKGPSGDPADRRLAVEVEDHPMEYNSFEGTIPAGEYGGGTVMLWDRGTYTADDVLPNEDPEEFLAAQHKKGKLDITFHGERLRGSYALVRTRRGENGSKPQWLLIKHRDDHSGDGLDPAAEYDTSVETGRTMEEIASGRGGRRVWRSNRATSATPPPQPGSAAAPRPVVLPMLASSAGGTVPGGEGWTFEPKYDGIRVLAFVGNGTAALVTRNGNDKARQFPEVVEALLAFRQELGRDVVLDGELIGVRNGEVVRFESLQGRMHLTNDRDIANSSAREPAALVAFDLLLDGTRPLLREPWSERRVALEELLEGRATDVLRLGESSADVDEMMSRARAGGWEGLVAKRTSSGYAAGKRSRDWVKLKLENRQELVVGGWTEPRNSRQHVGALLLGYYDSEGRFVYAGHTGTGFDQKGLADAARRMKPLERKTSPFVEKPATNEKAHWVTPKLVVEIRFNEWTSAGKLRQPVFLGFRDDKDPRSVVREPDARVSAADQAPERSAPAPRHPAGSVAERLDAIEREGGDGVVALGKGKQLSVSNLGKVYFPADGITKGDLLRYYAETARYILPAMKDRPLVLRRFPNGIEGQAFYQQTPDADTPEGVRVETIREPDGDLKRRLIGGDLATLLYTVQLGAISYDPWHSRVDGLDYADYSILDLDPGEGTDFQTVVEVARLVKQELDRAGLHGALKTSGSSGLHIYLPLPPRTPLETSTLLAQFIATRVAGRAPRIATVERMVKRRPRGTVYVDYLQNILGKTVAGVYAVRAKPGGTVSTPLSWDELTDDLDLHAFTLRTLPARLAERGDLWGPAMKRPIPLRRFLRAAPAA; encoded by the coding sequence ATGGCGAAGCCCCGCCGCACCTCCGCGCCCGCGGGCGACCTGGCCGAGTACCAGGCCAAGCGCGACTTCGGCAAGACTCCGGAGCCGCGCGGCGCGCGTGCGCGGAAGAAGAAGGCGGCCGGGCTGGGCTTCGTGGTCCAGAAGCACGCGGCCAGCCACCTGCACTTCGACCTGCGGCTGGAGCTGGGCGGGGTGATGAAGAGCTGGGCCGTGCCCAAGGGCCCCTCCGGCGACCCGGCGGACCGCCGCCTGGCCGTGGAGGTGGAGGACCACCCCATGGAGTACAACAGCTTCGAGGGGACGATCCCGGCCGGCGAGTATGGCGGCGGCACCGTGATGCTGTGGGACCGCGGCACCTACACCGCGGACGACGTGCTCCCCAACGAAGACCCCGAGGAGTTCCTCGCCGCACAGCACAAAAAGGGGAAGCTCGACATCACCTTCCACGGCGAGCGGCTGCGCGGCTCCTACGCCCTGGTGCGCACGCGCCGCGGCGAGAACGGGTCGAAGCCGCAGTGGCTCCTCATCAAGCACCGCGACGACCACTCCGGCGACGGGCTGGACCCCGCCGCGGAGTACGACACTTCGGTGGAGACGGGCCGGACCATGGAGGAGATCGCCTCCGGCCGTGGAGGCCGCCGTGTGTGGCGCTCCAATCGTGCCACCAGTGCGACACCTCCTCCACAACCAGGCTCCGCCGCCGCGCCGCGGCCCGTCGTGCTCCCCATGCTCGCCTCCTCCGCCGGGGGCACGGTGCCGGGCGGCGAGGGGTGGACCTTCGAGCCGAAGTACGACGGAATCCGCGTGCTCGCCTTCGTGGGGAACGGGACGGCGGCGCTGGTCACGCGCAACGGCAACGACAAGGCGCGCCAGTTTCCCGAAGTCGTGGAGGCGCTCCTCGCCTTCCGCCAGGAGCTGGGGCGCGACGTGGTGCTGGACGGCGAGCTGATCGGCGTGCGCAACGGCGAGGTGGTGCGCTTCGAGTCGCTGCAGGGGCGCATGCACCTGACCAACGACCGCGACATCGCCAACAGCTCCGCCCGGGAGCCGGCGGCGCTGGTCGCCTTCGACCTGCTGCTGGACGGCACGCGCCCCCTGCTGCGCGAGCCGTGGAGCGAGCGGCGCGTGGCGCTGGAGGAGCTGCTCGAGGGCCGCGCCACCGACGTGCTGCGGCTGGGCGAGAGCTCGGCGGACGTGGACGAGATGATGTCGCGCGCCCGCGCCGGCGGGTGGGAGGGTCTGGTCGCCAAGCGGACCTCCAGCGGCTACGCGGCCGGGAAGCGGTCGCGCGACTGGGTCAAGCTGAAGCTGGAGAACCGCCAGGAGCTGGTCGTCGGCGGATGGACGGAGCCCCGCAACTCGCGGCAGCACGTGGGGGCGCTCCTCCTGGGCTACTACGACTCGGAGGGGCGCTTCGTCTACGCGGGGCACACCGGCACGGGGTTCGATCAAAAGGGTTTGGCCGACGCCGCGCGGCGGATGAAGCCGCTGGAGCGCAAGACGTCGCCCTTTGTGGAGAAGCCCGCCACCAATGAGAAGGCGCACTGGGTGACGCCGAAGCTGGTGGTGGAGATCCGCTTCAACGAGTGGACCTCCGCGGGAAAGCTGCGCCAGCCCGTCTTCCTCGGTTTCCGCGACGACAAGGATCCGCGCTCCGTGGTGCGCGAGCCGGACGCCCGCGTCTCCGCCGCGGACCAGGCGCCGGAGCGTAGCGCCCCGGCTCCGCGGCACCCGGCGGGCTCCGTGGCGGAACGGCTCGACGCCATCGAGCGCGAGGGCGGCGACGGCGTGGTGGCGCTGGGGAAAGGGAAGCAGCTCTCCGTCAGCAACCTGGGCAAGGTCTACTTCCCCGCGGACGGCATCACCAAGGGCGACCTGCTGCGCTACTACGCGGAGACGGCGCGCTACATCCTCCCCGCCATGAAGGACCGGCCGCTGGTGCTGCGCCGCTTCCCCAACGGCATCGAGGGGCAGGCCTTCTACCAGCAGACCCCCGACGCGGACACGCCGGAGGGGGTGCGCGTGGAGACGATCCGCGAACCGGACGGCGACCTGAAGCGGCGCCTGATCGGCGGCGACCTGGCCACGCTCCTCTACACGGTGCAGCTCGGCGCCATCTCGTACGACCCCTGGCACTCGCGGGTTGACGGTCTGGACTACGCCGACTACTCGATCCTGGACCTGGACCCGGGCGAGGGGACCGACTTCCAGACCGTCGTCGAGGTGGCGCGGCTGGTCAAGCAGGAGCTGGATCGCGCGGGGCTGCACGGGGCGCTCAAGACGTCGGGCTCCAGCGGGCTGCACATCTACCTCCCGCTCCCGCCGCGCACGCCGCTGGAGACCTCCACGCTTCTGGCGCAGTTCATCGCCACGCGCGTGGCCGGGCGCGCGCCCAGGATCGCGACCGTCGAGCGGATGGTGAAGCGGCGCCCCCGCGGCACCGTGTACGTGGACTACCTCCAGAACATCCTGGGGAAGACGGTGGCGGGGGTGTACGCCGTCCGCGCCAAGCCGGGCGGCACCGTCTCCACCCCTCTGAGCTGGGACGAGCTGACCGACGATCTGGACCTGCACGCCTTCACCCTGCGCACCCTCCCCGCGCGGCTGGCGGAGCGCGGAGACCTGTGGGGCCCGGCGATGAAGCGGCCCATCCCGCTGCGGCGCTTCCTGCGCGCCGCGCCGGCCGCCTGA
- a CDS encoding response regulator produces MIDFEAGVREAWMDATAPGCVLVVSENEVIRTGLRLLLQRNRYEAVEARTEEEAVRLSVEWFPDLVIVDLPDPAAPRLLEELRREPGCTGTLALRLTADSEAAHSGTAHYDGCLVKPADPQRILAEVVRLMERRFGAGRSAVPLDGPRAAELVRLDTPFPARTRVEANPLNAEVLANILSELRWLGIRHHQLRDGDDVVVEYVCTVQQALELGFEDVPGVLAFALEDAFPWLARRPDALRRRIERLKNLASLRRTG; encoded by the coding sequence ATGATCGACTTCGAAGCAGGGGTGAGGGAGGCGTGGATGGACGCGACCGCGCCGGGGTGCGTGCTGGTCGTCTCGGAGAACGAGGTGATCCGCACGGGACTCCGTCTCCTCCTCCAGCGCAACCGCTACGAGGCGGTGGAGGCGCGCACGGAGGAGGAAGCGGTGCGGCTCTCGGTGGAGTGGTTCCCGGACCTGGTGATCGTGGACCTTCCCGACCCCGCGGCCCCGCGCCTCCTGGAGGAGCTTCGCCGCGAGCCGGGGTGCACCGGCACCCTCGCCCTGCGCCTGACCGCCGACTCCGAGGCCGCGCACTCGGGCACCGCCCACTACGACGGCTGCCTGGTGAAGCCGGCGGACCCGCAGCGCATCCTCGCCGAGGTGGTGCGGCTGATGGAGCGGCGCTTCGGGGCGGGACGCAGTGCGGTGCCGCTGGACGGCCCCCGCGCCGCGGAGCTGGTTCGGCTGGACACCCCCTTCCCCGCCCGCACGCGCGTGGAGGCGAACCCGCTGAACGCGGAGGTGCTGGCCAACATCCTCTCCGAGCTGCGCTGGCTGGGGATCCGCCACCACCAGCTGCGTGACGGTGACGACGTGGTGGTGGAGTACGTGTGCACGGTGCAGCAGGCGCTGGAGCTCGGTTTCGAGGACGTGCCGGGCGTGCTCGCCTTCGCCCTGGAGGATGCCTTCCCCTGGCTGGCGCGCCGCCCCGATGCGCTGCGCAGGCGGATCGAGCGGCTCAAGAACCTGGCATCGCTGCGCCGCACGGGGTGA
- a CDS encoding Ku protein — translation MPTTIWKGAISFGLVTIPVTLHSAVREHSGISFNQLHAKDKSRIRYKKVCEREGKEVPADEIVKGYEYEKGKYIVISDEELEQAERATSRSFEIAAFVKEDDVDPRYFDKPYYLAPMPGGEKAYVLLRQTMERTGSIGVGSFVLRKKTHLAGLKAVGDALVLELMRYERELVDVRELRIPEVKDLRPQELKMAEQLVENLSEPFDPGKFRDVYSESLMEVIQAKLKGQKPSLAEADEPDTSGVIDLMARLQESIKESSKPAAAKKKAAAAPKKRKSA, via the coding sequence ATGCCGACCACGATCTGGAAGGGCGCCATCAGCTTCGGTCTGGTGACCATACCGGTGACGCTGCACAGCGCGGTGCGCGAGCACAGCGGGATCAGCTTCAACCAGCTCCACGCCAAGGACAAGTCGCGGATCCGCTACAAGAAGGTCTGCGAGCGCGAGGGGAAGGAGGTGCCGGCCGACGAGATCGTCAAAGGATACGAGTACGAGAAGGGAAAGTACATCGTCATCTCCGACGAGGAGCTGGAGCAGGCCGAGCGCGCCACCTCGCGCTCGTTCGAGATCGCGGCGTTCGTGAAGGAGGACGACGTCGATCCACGCTACTTCGACAAGCCCTACTACCTGGCTCCCATGCCGGGCGGCGAGAAGGCGTACGTCCTCCTGCGCCAGACGATGGAGCGCACGGGGTCGATCGGCGTAGGCAGCTTCGTGCTGCGCAAGAAGACGCACCTGGCCGGCCTCAAGGCGGTGGGCGACGCGCTGGTGCTGGAGCTGATGCGCTACGAGCGCGAGCTGGTGGACGTGCGCGAGCTGCGCATCCCCGAGGTCAAGGACCTGCGCCCGCAGGAGCTGAAGATGGCGGAGCAGCTCGTGGAGAACCTGAGCGAGCCCTTCGATCCCGGCAAGTTCCGCGACGTCTACAGCGAGAGCCTGATGGAGGTGATCCAGGCCAAGCTCAAGGGCCAGAAGCCCTCGCTGGCCGAGGCGGACGAGCCCGACACCTCGGGCGTCATCGACCTGATGGCGCGCCTGCAGGAGAGCATCAAGGAGTCGTCCAAGCCCGCGGCGGCCAAGAAGAAGGCGGCGGCGGCTCCCAAGAAGCGGAAGTCGGCGTAG
- a CDS encoding ParA family protein, which translates to MPVIAIANQKGGVGKTTTAVNLGASLAAAEKRTLVVDLDPQGNASSGLLPAALRGSARSSLYGVLFDGAPLASAVVRSPDIAFLDVVPTSDHLMGAEVEMADLPGRERRLREALAPVRDLYDFVLLDCPPALGLFTLGALVAADSVLVPVQAEFFALEGLSQLLENIELVRALNPALRVEGALITMYDGRLSLAQSVAAEVRGHLGERTFATVIPRNVRLAEAPSFERPVLAYDAQSAGARSYLSLAVELIQRYGMEAPVGRGRESRAG; encoded by the coding sequence ATGCCCGTCATCGCCATTGCCAACCAGAAGGGCGGCGTCGGAAAGACGACCACCGCCGTGAACCTCGGCGCCAGCCTGGCCGCGGCCGAGAAGCGCACGCTTGTGGTGGACCTGGACCCGCAGGGGAACGCCTCCAGCGGCCTCCTTCCAGCCGCGCTGCGCGGCTCCGCCCGCTCGTCGCTCTACGGCGTGCTCTTTGACGGCGCCCCGCTGGCCAGCGCCGTGGTGCGCTCGCCGGACATCGCCTTCCTGGACGTGGTCCCCACGAGCGACCACCTGATGGGCGCCGAGGTGGAGATGGCGGACCTCCCCGGCCGCGAGCGCCGCCTGCGCGAGGCGCTCGCCCCCGTGCGCGACCTGTACGACTTCGTGCTGCTGGACTGCCCTCCCGCGCTGGGCCTCTTCACCCTGGGCGCCCTGGTGGCTGCGGACAGCGTGCTGGTGCCGGTGCAGGCGGAGTTCTTTGCGCTGGAGGGGTTGTCGCAGCTGCTGGAGAACATCGAGCTCGTGCGGGCCCTGAACCCCGCGCTACGCGTGGAGGGCGCGTTGATCACGATGTACGACGGGCGGCTTTCGCTGGCGCAGAGTGTGGCCGCCGAGGTGCGCGGGCACCTGGGCGAGCGCACGTTCGCCACCGTCATCCCGCGCAACGTGCGCCTGGCGGAGGCGCCCAGTTTCGAGCGGCCGGTGCTCGCGTACGACGCGCAGTCGGCGGGGGCGCGCAGCTACCTGTCGCTCGCGGTGGAGCTGATCCAGCGGTATGGAATGGAGGCGCCGGTGGGGCGGGGGCGGGAGAGCCGGGCGGGATAG
- a CDS encoding HigA family addiction module antitoxin: MTSIATSAVEPRRPGQLLKEEFIDRDPALTQGRVALGMGVSRPHLNDLLNKREKRVTAEMALRLARFFGTRAESWLYAQADWDLHTARSDRRLTAQVERIIPWYRENGPIFRHPAESAAAATDLVSPMKREEIAQRVRDRVGARRASERRKIDPSTIRFPRSA; this comes from the coding sequence ATGACTAGCATCGCCACTTCGGCCGTGGAGCCCCGCCGCCCCGGCCAGCTTCTGAAAGAAGAGTTCATCGACCGCGACCCGGCGCTCACGCAGGGGCGCGTCGCGCTGGGGATGGGCGTCTCTCGCCCGCACCTGAACGACCTGCTGAACAAGCGGGAGAAGCGGGTGACGGCGGAGATGGCGCTGCGGCTGGCGCGCTTCTTTGGCACGCGCGCGGAGAGCTGGCTCTACGCGCAGGCGGATTGGGACCTGCACACCGCCCGCTCCGACCGCCGCCTCACGGCGCAGGTGGAGCGCATCATCCCGTGGTATCGCGAGAACGGCCCCATCTTCCGCCACCCCGCCGAGTCCGCCGCCGCCGCCACCGACCTGGTGTCGCCGATGAAGCGCGAGGAGATCGCGCAGCGCGTACGCGACCGCGTGGGTGCCCGCCGCGCGTCGGAGCGGCGCAAGATCGACCCGTCGACGATCCGCTTTCCGCGCAGCGCGTGA